One stretch of Saccharopolyspora erythraea DNA includes these proteins:
- a CDS encoding LacI family DNA-binding transcriptional regulator: MAGLSDIAKAAGVSVSTVSRVLNRRAGIKEDTRQRVLAVLNEMPHTARGIGALRRTGVIGLLVPELSNPVFPAFAEALEARAVGAGYASLLCNTRVGMSEEDYVRMLIARGVEGMIFVSPEIANTEGEQRISRSYYEKLLADGVRMVFVNGGAPTLDVPDVAVDEHLAGYAATRHLLDLGHRRIGFVSGPARAVPSRLKRAGWAAALEEADVAADPRLVAHAPFGAEGGAQAMAELLDTAGPTAVMCSSDVMALGAMREAKRRGLATPEDLSVVGFDDIALASYCQPALTTLAQPIEEMAAAAVDELSRRLDPDQPGRATTSFSRMFRPNLVVRESTAAPR, from the coding sequence GTGGCGGGTCTGTCGGATATCGCCAAGGCTGCCGGAGTCAGCGTGTCGACGGTCAGCCGGGTGCTCAACCGCCGGGCGGGCATCAAGGAGGACACCCGCCAGCGAGTGCTGGCCGTGCTCAACGAGATGCCGCACACCGCGCGCGGCATCGGTGCGCTGCGCCGCACCGGCGTGATCGGCCTGCTGGTGCCGGAGCTGTCCAACCCGGTGTTCCCGGCCTTCGCCGAGGCCCTGGAGGCGCGCGCGGTCGGCGCGGGCTACGCCTCGCTGCTGTGCAACACCCGCGTCGGGATGAGCGAGGAGGACTACGTCCGGATGCTCATCGCCCGCGGGGTGGAGGGCATGATCTTCGTGTCGCCGGAGATCGCCAACACCGAGGGCGAGCAGCGCATCAGCCGCAGCTATTACGAGAAGCTGCTGGCCGACGGCGTGCGCATGGTCTTCGTCAACGGCGGTGCGCCGACGCTGGACGTGCCCGACGTCGCCGTCGACGAGCACCTGGCCGGCTACGCCGCCACCCGCCACCTGCTCGACCTCGGGCACCGGCGGATCGGCTTCGTCAGCGGCCCCGCCCGCGCGGTGCCCTCGCGGCTCAAGCGCGCCGGATGGGCCGCGGCGCTGGAGGAGGCCGACGTCGCCGCGGACCCGCGGCTGGTCGCGCACGCGCCGTTCGGAGCGGAGGGCGGCGCGCAGGCCATGGCCGAACTGCTCGACACCGCGGGCCCCACCGCGGTTATGTGCTCGTCGGACGTCATGGCGCTCGGCGCGATGCGCGAGGCCAAGCGCCGCGGACTGGCCACCCCGGAGGACCTCTCGGTGGTCGGCTTCGACGACATCGCGCTGGCCTCCTACTGCCAGCCCGCGCTGACGACGCTGGCGCAGCCGATCGAGGAGATGGCCGCCGCGGCGGTGGACGAGCTCTCCCGCCGCCTCGACCCGGACCAGCCCGGCCGCGCGACGACGAGCTTCAGCCGGATGTTCCGCCCGAACCTGGTGGTCCGGGAGTCCACCGCCGCGCCGCGCTGA
- a CDS encoding sugar ABC transporter permease, translating to MSIDAASLRAAAPVADRRSHRTRRSALSSVALHSALVFASLVAVFPVFWVLVVSFKPNAKAIESTPTLFNESSLDNYADVLSGSKGAFLSWFGNSVLIAALTTVLGVLMAATTAYAASRFRFPGRHWLLLSFLVVQMFPFAVLIVPLYNILLHLGLQGSVLGLVLVYCSTAIPFATFMLKGYFDSIPTDIDEAGRVDGLSPFGVFWRLVLPLARPGLAVTAFYSFIVAWGEVAFASALLSADDRSKTLAVGLQVFVQQNRTEWGHLAAASVLVAVPAVLVFYLVQRFLVSGLSAGSVKG from the coding sequence ATGTCCATCGACGCGGCTTCGCTGCGAGCGGCGGCCCCGGTCGCCGACCGCCGTTCCCACCGCACCCGGCGGTCGGCGCTCTCCAGCGTGGCACTGCACTCGGCGCTGGTCTTCGCCTCGCTCGTGGCGGTGTTCCCGGTGTTCTGGGTGCTGGTGGTGTCGTTCAAGCCGAACGCCAAGGCGATCGAGTCGACTCCGACGCTGTTCAACGAGTCCAGCCTGGACAACTACGCCGACGTGCTGTCGGGTTCGAAGGGCGCATTCCTGAGCTGGTTCGGCAACTCCGTGCTGATCGCCGCGCTGACGACCGTGCTCGGCGTGCTCATGGCGGCCACCACCGCCTACGCGGCCAGCCGGTTCCGCTTCCCCGGCAGGCACTGGCTGCTGCTGTCCTTCCTGGTGGTGCAGATGTTCCCGTTCGCGGTGCTGATCGTGCCGCTGTACAACATCCTGCTCCACCTGGGACTCCAGGGCAGCGTGCTCGGGCTGGTGCTGGTCTACTGCAGCACCGCGATCCCGTTCGCCACGTTCATGCTCAAGGGCTACTTCGACTCCATCCCGACCGACATCGACGAGGCGGGCCGGGTCGACGGGCTCTCGCCGTTCGGGGTGTTCTGGCGGCTGGTGCTGCCGCTGGCCAGGCCCGGGCTCGCGGTGACCGCGTTCTACTCGTTCATCGTCGCGTGGGGCGAGGTCGCCTTCGCATCGGCGCTGCTGTCGGCCGACGACCGCTCCAAGACCCTCGCCGTGGGGTTGCAGGTCTTCGTGCAGCAGAACCGCACCGAGTGGGGCCACCTGGCCGCGGCGTCGGTGCTGGTGGCCGTGCCCGCGGTGCTGGTGTTCTACCTCGTGCAGCGCTTCCTGGTCAGCGGCCTGTCCGCGGGCAGTGTGAAGGGCTGA
- a CDS encoding sialidase family protein, whose amino-acid sequence MDLRHRWRAGVRTAAAVLAAAALGSACAGAPAAAPEEPKAAGNAASPVFAKAEGGGAAIAGTTIFRKGEGGYNCFRIPAIVRTQDRGTLLAFAEGRNNNCDDTGDIDVVLKRSTDDGRTWGGLELVSDGAGDTRGNPVPVVDRVTGRISLLTTHNPGPECNPGSKCTRTPYLQHSTDPKGTKWTAPKAQPQLTKTEWSTWYATGPGHGLQLTRPGDHQNRMLAGINFGGGGGLKGAGLVYSDDGGTTWQLGALDDRTGEKITPQELSLLETVDGHVYTAARNQDNSGTETPTGNRADAVSTDAGASFSQDFALVPELKGPVVQGSVVRLRAKTAGDPNNLVLFSGPYNTDPAMDHRRHTMRIRTSSDEGATWQESGTVIDATWAAYSDLVNLGGGWAGLLYEAGSPASEDAHETIRYARFNESDLAR is encoded by the coding sequence ATGGACTTGCGACACAGGTGGCGAGCAGGCGTGCGGACCGCGGCGGCGGTGCTGGCGGCGGCGGCCCTGGGTTCGGCGTGCGCCGGTGCACCCGCCGCGGCACCGGAGGAGCCGAAGGCCGCCGGGAACGCCGCTTCCCCCGTCTTCGCCAAGGCGGAAGGCGGCGGTGCCGCCATCGCGGGCACGACGATCTTCCGCAAGGGCGAGGGCGGCTACAACTGCTTCCGCATCCCCGCGATCGTGCGCACCCAGGACCGCGGCACGCTGCTGGCCTTCGCCGAGGGCCGCAACAACAACTGCGACGACACCGGTGACATCGACGTCGTGCTCAAGCGCTCCACCGACGACGGCCGCACCTGGGGCGGCCTGGAGCTGGTCAGCGACGGCGCGGGCGACACCCGCGGCAACCCGGTCCCGGTCGTCGACCGCGTCACCGGCCGCATCTCGCTGCTGACCACGCACAACCCCGGTCCGGAGTGCAACCCGGGCAGCAAGTGCACGCGCACCCCGTACCTGCAGCACAGCACCGATCCCAAGGGCACGAAGTGGACCGCGCCGAAGGCGCAGCCGCAGCTGACGAAGACCGAGTGGAGCACCTGGTACGCCACCGGCCCCGGGCACGGCCTCCAGCTCACCCGCCCCGGCGACCACCAGAACCGGATGCTGGCGGGCATCAACTTCGGCGGTGGCGGCGGCCTGAAGGGCGCGGGCCTGGTCTACAGCGACGACGGCGGCACCACCTGGCAGCTCGGCGCGCTCGACGACCGCACCGGCGAGAAGATCACCCCGCAGGAGCTGAGCCTGCTGGAGACCGTCGACGGCCACGTCTACACCGCCGCCCGCAACCAGGACAACAGCGGCACCGAGACGCCCACCGGCAACCGCGCGGACGCCGTCAGCACCGACGCCGGCGCGAGCTTCAGCCAGGACTTCGCCCTCGTGCCCGAGCTGAAGGGGCCCGTGGTGCAGGGCTCGGTCGTGCGGCTGCGCGCGAAGACCGCCGGTGACCCGAACAACCTCGTGCTGTTCTCCGGGCCGTACAACACCGACCCGGCCATGGACCACCGGCGGCACACGATGCGCATCCGGACCTCCTCCGACGAGGGCGCGACCTGGCAGGAGAGCGGCACCGTCATCGACGCGACGTGGGCGGCCTACTCCGACCTGGTCAACCTCGGCGGCGGCTGGGCAGGGCTGCTCTACGAGGCGGGCTCCCCCGCGTCCGAGGACGCGCACGAGACGATCCGGTACGCGCGGTTCAACGAGTCCGACCTCGCCCGCTGA
- a CDS encoding carbohydrate ABC transporter permease: protein MTLTAEKPVALAGRPGRVRTFLGRFWFVYAMVLPVVVVLGVLVVFPLLQGLYFSFTDINDNNIANPVLDRPARYEITGLENYFHVLSGDPSYGAFWATLARTLIWTFACVFLHYTIGLALAVLLNRPMRFRTLYRVLLILPWAVPVFISAFAWKYLFNSEYGLVNWALEAVGLPGQVWLGQSDLALVSVVVVNVWLGVPFMMVALLGGLQAIPADLYEAAEMDGATPWQRFVHVTLPGLRTVSSSVVLLGVIWTFNMFPVIYLMTGNNPHTRILVTYAFERFFSGATRDFAIASTYGVLILSVLLVFATVYRRAMRGQGEVL, encoded by the coding sequence ATGACCCTCACCGCCGAGAAACCCGTTGCGCTCGCCGGGAGACCCGGGCGCGTGCGGACGTTCCTCGGGCGCTTCTGGTTCGTCTACGCGATGGTCCTGCCCGTCGTGGTCGTGCTCGGGGTGCTCGTGGTGTTCCCGCTGTTGCAGGGCCTGTACTTCAGCTTCACCGACATCAACGACAACAACATCGCCAACCCGGTGCTGGACCGGCCGGCCCGCTACGAGATCACCGGCCTGGAGAACTACTTCCACGTGCTCTCCGGCGACCCGTCCTACGGCGCGTTCTGGGCGACCCTGGCACGGACGCTGATCTGGACGTTCGCGTGCGTGTTCTTGCACTACACGATCGGGCTCGCGCTGGCGGTGCTGCTGAACCGGCCGATGCGCTTTCGCACCCTGTACCGGGTTCTGCTCATCCTGCCGTGGGCGGTGCCGGTGTTCATCAGCGCGTTCGCCTGGAAGTACCTGTTCAACTCCGAGTACGGGTTGGTCAACTGGGCTCTGGAGGCGGTCGGGCTGCCCGGCCAGGTGTGGCTGGGCCAGTCGGACCTGGCGCTGGTGTCGGTCGTCGTGGTCAACGTCTGGCTGGGCGTGCCGTTCATGATGGTGGCGCTGCTGGGCGGGCTCCAGGCCATCCCGGCCGACCTCTACGAGGCGGCCGAGATGGACGGCGCCACGCCGTGGCAGCGGTTCGTGCACGTGACGCTGCCGGGACTGCGCACGGTGTCGTCGAGCGTGGTGCTGCTCGGCGTGATCTGGACGTTCAACATGTTCCCGGTGATCTACCTGATGACCGGGAACAACCCGCACACCCGGATCCTGGTCACCTACGCCTTCGAGCGGTTCTTCTCGGGCGCGACCCGCGACTTCGCCATCGCCTCCACCTACGGCGTGCTGATCCTGTCCGTGCTGCTGGTGTTCGCCACCGTCTACCGCCGCGCGATGCGCGGCCAGGGGGAGGTGCTGTAG
- a CDS encoding extracellular solute-binding protein, giving the protein MRPKATATVAALGLVSALALTACGSGAGNANRVVYWDTSNPSESSVFAGIARECGRTGGYEVAVEAVSFDQALNNYKTAAQGGQGPDVLRADVGWVAQLARAGLIQDLSGTPLGTDTGDFLAGPLESTKYEGRGYGVPQVTDTLALFYNKRKLDEAGVAPPKSWEELRDIAPKLGGDKAFFINNDEYYALPFLYTYGGDMVDTQARTIEVNSPESVRGLQMAKDLLDAGAARTALDQPNSYGNMKAAFTSGEVAMVVDGPWAAAEYLESPEFADPANLGIAQVPGSATPSPAGGHDYVVRQGSDATEAATKFVECMSSTPNQVAIAEKLGLLPTRRSAYDSPAVTGNRMVAAFKPMVDSAHSRAWIPEGAELLDPLQTAFADILAGRKDTRTTLDETAKLYKDTVVPDYAKR; this is encoded by the coding sequence ATGAGACCGAAGGCCACCGCCACCGTCGCCGCACTCGGCCTGGTCAGCGCGCTCGCACTCACCGCTTGCGGCTCGGGCGCGGGCAACGCCAACCGCGTCGTCTACTGGGACACCAGCAACCCGTCCGAGAGCTCGGTGTTCGCCGGGATCGCCCGCGAATGCGGCCGCACCGGCGGCTACGAGGTCGCCGTGGAGGCGGTGTCGTTCGACCAGGCCCTGAACAACTACAAGACCGCCGCCCAGGGCGGGCAGGGCCCGGACGTGCTGCGCGCCGACGTCGGCTGGGTCGCCCAGCTCGCGCGAGCGGGTCTGATCCAGGACCTCTCCGGCACCCCGCTGGGCACCGACACCGGCGACTTCCTCGCCGGTCCGCTGGAATCCACCAAGTACGAGGGGCGCGGCTACGGCGTCCCCCAGGTCACCGACACGCTCGCGCTGTTCTACAACAAGCGCAAGCTCGACGAGGCCGGTGTCGCACCGCCGAAGTCCTGGGAGGAGCTGCGCGACATCGCCCCGAAGCTCGGCGGCGACAAGGCGTTCTTCATCAACAACGACGAGTACTACGCGCTGCCGTTCCTCTACACCTACGGCGGCGACATGGTCGACACCCAGGCGCGGACCATCGAGGTCAACTCCCCGGAGAGCGTCCGCGGGCTGCAGATGGCCAAGGACCTGCTCGACGCCGGGGCCGCGCGCACCGCGCTGGACCAGCCGAACTCCTACGGCAACATGAAGGCGGCGTTCACCTCCGGCGAGGTCGCGATGGTGGTCGACGGCCCGTGGGCGGCCGCGGAGTACCTGGAGTCGCCGGAGTTCGCCGACCCGGCCAACCTCGGCATCGCCCAGGTCCCCGGCTCGGCCACGCCCTCCCCCGCAGGCGGACACGACTACGTCGTCCGGCAGGGCAGCGACGCGACCGAGGCCGCGACGAAGTTCGTCGAGTGCATGAGCAGCACGCCGAACCAGGTCGCCATCGCCGAGAAGCTCGGGCTGCTGCCGACGCGGCGCTCGGCCTACGACTCCCCCGCGGTGACCGGCAACCGGATGGTGGCCGCGTTCAAGCCGATGGTCGACAGCGCCCACTCCCGGGCGTGGATCCCGGAGGGCGCCGAGCTGCTCGACCCGCTGCAGACCGCCTTCGCCGACATCCTGGCCGGGCGCAAGGACACCAGGACCACGCTGGACGAGACGGCGAAGCTCTACAAGGACACCGTTGTCCCCGACTACGCCAAGCGCTGA